The Clostridia bacterium genome includes the window AGCCGTGGAGCGCCGCCGGCTAGTTCGTAGATGGCTGTGATCGCATCTGGAGTGAAGATTGGACCTGTTGCTCCGGCCAGCTTTAGCATTGCTTCGATGTACGGCCCGGCCTCCTCCGAGCGCAGGCCTGAGAACTCATGGCGCACCACGATCCTCTGAAGGAAGGAGTCGTGGACTCGGATCCTGACCATTGGCACAATCGCAGGAGTGCCGGCAAGGATGAGCATGGCGAGGTTCTTGGAGTCCATGTGGAAGTTAACGTAGAATACCTGGACAACACCATCACCACGACCAACTACGAGACGGTGCAGCGGGCATATGACGAGTGGATCAAGCATGTGGAGAACTATCGAACGCCGAACACTCTGCGATTCTACAAATAGCGCTTTGAGGACCTTCTGCCGGAGCTAGGGCATCGTCGGTTGAAGGACGCAACCTTGGGGGATACGCAGAAGGTGCTGGGCAAGCACCCCACAAAGGATCAGCACAACAGACGGGCGTTGTCTGCGTTTGTCAATTGGTGTGCCGATATGGGCAAGATTCCCGTCAGGCATGATTTCCGCAAGCTCGGAACTAAAGCGCGTCCTGCACCCAAAAGAGAGAGCGATGTGTGGAGCTTCGAGCAGGTCCGGAAGGTGTACGCGGTTCTGACGTTCGACAACTTATGCGACATTTTTATCGTCCTGGGCATCGAATGCGGCCTACGACTACAGGAAATCACGGGTCTCCCGTGGCCTAACATACTCCAAAGACTAATCAAGAGTATCGCATATCGAACACTGCCGGATACAACAAGAGCGTTAACCTGGTGGTTGCGGACGCGATGGGCAACGTGCCGGACATCAACTACATACGAAAATACATGCGCCGGGGGGGACGAAATGCCGGCGTGAGAAACCGGCAGGTGGAACATGCCGCGATGCCGAACAGCATTACATTGAAAGAAAGGAGGAGGGCCGAATGGACAGAGGCTATGTCCATGTCTACACGGGAGACGGAAAGGGCAAGACAACGGCAGCGTTCGGCCTGGCTGTGAGGGCCGCCTGCTATGGCAAGAAGGTCTACATCGGTCAGTTCGTGAAGGACATGAAGTACAATGAGACAAAGGTAGAAGCCTATCTCCCCAACATCAAGATTGAGCAGTTGGGGGTCGGTTGCTTCATAGACAGAGCCCCTACCTCGGTTGACAAGGAGGCTGCCCAGACCGCTCTGCGTTCCTGCGCCCAACTGCTGAAGAGCGGCGCATATGATCTGATTATCCTGGATGAGATCAACATCGCCATCCACTTTAAGCTAGTTACTGTTGAAGAGGTGATAGAGGCCATAGATGGTCGCGCCGATGGGGTGGACGTCCTGCTGACGGGAAGACACGCACCGGATGAACTGATCGCAAGAGCGGATTTGGCTACAGAGATGAAGGAAGTGAAGCACTACTACAGCCAGGGGATACTGTCGAGACCCGGCATAGATTGCTAGCCGCCGGCATCGTGGCCTGCCGAGCTCGCCCGGCCCGCCAAGCCGCCGGCCCGAATGGCAGTCGCACACTGCGGGCAACGTCTGGCCAGTTCCTGAAGGTTCTCCTCAACACTCACGCGGCCTGCACGGAAAGACGGGCAGTCATCGCGCAGCCCAGAGCTATGCTTGTAGCCCCTCCTCACCATCTCCTCTGCTAGCTCGTCATGGCGAATGCGAATCCGGTCCACCTCGACCAGACCACGGTCGAGATAACCCTGAATGCCGACTCCCTTGGCCAGCGTCCCTGCAAACATGTGCATCTCAGCATGCTCGCCGAGCAGGTGCTTTCTACACATCAGCCTGGGATCTACATTCCACATCCTCATCAAGTCCACCCCGCCTGCAGCTA containing:
- a CDS encoding AAA family ATPase; the protein is MDSKNLAMLILAGTPAIVPMVRIRVHDSFLQRIVVRHEFSGLRSEEAGPYIEAMLKLAGATGPIFTPDAITAIYELAGGAPRL
- a CDS encoding cob(I)yrinic acid a,c-diamide adenosyltransferase, yielding MERKEEGRMDRGYVHVYTGDGKGKTTAAFGLAVRAACYGKKVYIGQFVKDMKYNETKVEAYLPNIKIEQLGVGCFIDRAPTSVDKEAAQTALRSCAQLLKSGAYDLIILDEINIAIHFKLVTVEEVIEAIDGRADGVDVLLTGRHAPDELIARADLATEMKEVKHYYSQGILSRPGIDC
- a CDS encoding pyrimidine dimer DNA glycosylase/endonuclease V, giving the protein MRMWNVDPRLMCRKHLLGEHAEMHMFAGTLAKGVGIQGYLDRGLVEVDRIRIRHDELAEEMVRRGYKHSSGLRDDCPSFRAGRVSVEENLQELARRCPQCATAIRAGGLAGRASSAGHDAGG